One Bythopirellula goksoeyrii genomic window, CGTCGGCCATTGGTTCCCCCCAAGATAGAAACCATTCCCAAGGCAATCCGGCGATGTGTTCCGCTGCGTTCCATGGCAGACGACAACATGAAGCCGCCGGTTAATAGTAGGATCATCGGATTACCGTAGGCGGCTCCCACCTCGTCGGCTGTAAGTACACCGACCAACGGGAACATAGCCAATGGAATCAGCGAAGTTGCTGGAATAGGAATCGGTTCAAGAACCCACCATAGGGCAGTGAGCGCGGTAATGCCGGCCGTCCAAGCAGCGGCAGAAGGCAATCCTTGCCAATAAAGCAGGTACCCGAGCAAGACAGCGACAACTGGTCCGAGCCAGAGTGCCCATTGTTTCATCGATTTCCTCCTGAGATGGTTTTTTGCACTAGTCTAGCGTCAGCCGGCGGGCAATTGAACCATCTAGAAGAGGAAAGGACCAATTTCTAATGGCCAATGACCAATTCTTGAATCAGCAAATCACTGACTCACTGGTCATTAAGAATCCTCGTTGGTAAGCTCTTGAGCGTTTTGCTCTGGCGGTGTTTGCTCAGCAGTCGCAACATTGATTGCACCGAGCATCTTCTCCAGCTTGGTGCCAAATAATCCGCCCTTCTTACCCTTTCTGGAATAACTCACACGACAGGCGAGTTTGGGCTTCACCCAGGTTACATCATCCATCTGCACGGGAACGAAGGGTTCGTAGATCTTGTATTCTGAGAGTTGATCTCCCAATGCTTTCAGTTCCCGCACCTTCATTTGGGGAACGACTTGCCCCACATGCTGTAGACGACCGAAGTTCTCCCCAGCGAGCACCAAATAGTAGACGATTCCCGCTTCGTTCGCTCGATAGCCGATGATAACGCAATCGGTTTCAGACCGCTCGGTGGGCTTTTTGGTGATTTTTTTCTTTTTCCCCTCTTCATCGGTCAAGTTTTGAGTGCCTCCCAATTCCTCCACGGCTTCCTCGAGCGACTGATCTTTTCCCTCGCCTTTCTGAGCTTGCTCCGCAATTGCTCCCATCAGGTCTTGATCGACGGGCTTGGCAAATCCCCAATCCCAAAGTCTCTCGTAGGGAATTCCCCCGATCACCAGCACCGACATCAAGACTGCCACCACGCCGCTCACAGCGGTGTGACAGACCCATTGCTTGGCGGGTAATTCATGGATTCGTAGAAGCCAAGGTCGAATTGGCTTGAGAAGGATATCGAGCAAACCAACTTCGCTGTCGTCGCGAATGAGCAATATGAATGCAGCGAAATGACAAACGGCTACTGAAATCCCTCCGATCAAAAGCTGGATGAGCGACCAACGTGTACGTGCGATACTCCCTGCGGAAGTAAGGAAGCGAGCAGCGATGCTCTCAGCGATCACTACTGCGACACACCCTATCATCAACCAAACCCACTCTGGCATATGGAATGACGACGCGTCCTCACTTGCCACCATTGGCTCGACATCGCCGTCGCTGTTCTCTTCCCAGTTCTGGTCAATCTCCACAAACGAGCCGATACTGGCATACCAACCACACTTCCGGCAGACTAGCGAATCATGGGCATCAATCAGAGCACCGCATTTTTCACAAGATGGCAGCGAGGAATCGACGCTTTCTGTTTCCTCTGTATCTACGCTAATAGCAGTCTCTTCTTCGCTGGGCAATTCTTCGTAGCTCATCGAGTGAACCTCTGGTGATTTAGATTGAGCGGACCGACAATCACTTGGCCCAGATCTGGTGGTATTTACACTAGAATAGGTTGCCAGAGGAATGTGCGCAGGGATGGCTTTACACTATGACTCGCTGAGGCAACCGGATTCTACCGGTCCTAGCGGTAGTGCCAGATGATCGCCCCAATGTTCCACATCTTATTCGCATTCAGCGCGAACACGCCTGTTCAATCGCTTTGCTATCTGCGAAGGAGCATGAAGGGTCTTCGAGCCATTCTAGAATTCGCCAATCGATCCAGCGGATATCGGCATCAAGCCCCGGTTGGCCTAAGAACCCAAGGTGTCCACCGTGGGAGGTAACGATCGTTTCGACCGAGGAACTGTGAGGATAATCAAACAGGGGGGCGAACGGCACCACCGGGTCATCTTTGCTAAACAAAATCGTTACCGGCTGCCGAATCGCTTCGAGCTTGGGACCGGGTTGTGTTTTGGTGTAGTACTGCTCAGCCGAATCAAAGCCACCGGTAGGTGCGATCACCATGTCGTCGATGTCACGCAACCGTTTCGGGCGTGATGGAATCGTTTTGGGGGCCGTATCTGGAAACTCTTTCCACCGCCTCAACACTTGGGCCCAAATATTCTTTACGAAGAATTTGTCGTAGGGTCGACCAAGGAGTGTGCGGAAATGGCGTTCGACGGAAAAGAGATCGATCGGAGGGCAAATCATCAGGGCCCGTTCGAAATTTCCGACCCGCATCTCACCTGCCTCGGCGAGCATGTTCAACGCGAGTGTGCCACCCATTGAAAACGCAATAAGAGTCGTCGGCGAATCGGTGTACAACTCGGCGATATAGTTTAACGCCGATGCGACATCTTCAGAGCGACCGCAATGGTTCGGTTTACGCGCGATCCCCTCCCCTGCTCCGCAACCTCGCATATCGAGGCGGAAAACCCGGTACCCTCGGGGAGTGAGTCTTTCGACCAGCCGACACATGTAGGAGCTATCGTAGCCTCCGGAGAGCCCATGCAACAACAAGATACTGGGCGCCTCTTCCGCGTCGCCGAAAGGGGCATCTTCATGCAATGCGAGTTGGTCGCCATC contains:
- a CDS encoding YheT family hydrolase, with protein sequence MSRVIETWKFRPHPLLANAHMQTVFGLRWPQRAAPYAAQVHHVTLEDGDQLALHEDAPFGDAEEAPSILLLHGLSGGYDSSYMCRLVERLTPRGYRVFRLDMRGCGAGEGIARKPNHCGRSEDVASALNYIAELYTDSPTTLIAFSMGGTLALNMLAEAGEMRVGNFERALMICPPIDLFSVERHFRTLLGRPYDKFFVKNIWAQVLRRWKEFPDTAPKTIPSRPKRLRDIDDMVIAPTGGFDSAEQYYTKTQPGPKLEAIRQPVTILFSKDDPVVPFAPLFDYPHSSSVETIVTSHGGHLGFLGQPGLDADIRWIDWRILEWLEDPSCSFADSKAIEQACSR